A stretch of the Pseudomonas helvetica genome encodes the following:
- a CDS encoding TIM barrel protein yields the protein MLKFNAHLGFQFNELPFLQRIEAAAAAGFRAVEFPSPYEFDASLLADNLAQYGLPLIQFAAPAGVTKGIAALQGKEEEFRNGLVQAASYAKTLACSDVHIMSGVTTQDEAALIFGGNLEYAVKYFEDQGLRPLIEVISSQAMPGYYMSDFSKAQQVLETFPSVGLILDLYHAQLLTADAADVLARFYDRTVHVQIADCPGRHEPGTGSIDFADLFAALEQRGYTGWIGCEYHPSGSTVASLDWIKQLSA from the coding sequence ATGCTTAAGTTCAATGCTCATCTCGGTTTTCAATTCAATGAGTTGCCTTTTCTGCAACGCATCGAAGCCGCTGCCGCAGCTGGTTTTCGGGCGGTGGAGTTCCCGTCGCCCTATGAATTCGACGCGAGTCTCCTGGCCGACAACCTGGCTCAATACGGTCTGCCGTTGATTCAGTTTGCCGCGCCAGCTGGCGTTACCAAAGGCATCGCTGCCTTGCAGGGCAAGGAAGAAGAGTTTCGCAACGGGTTGGTCCAGGCCGCCAGCTATGCAAAGACGCTGGCGTGTTCGGATGTCCACATCATGTCCGGGGTTACGACGCAGGATGAGGCAGCGCTTATCTTCGGGGGCAACCTGGAGTATGCCGTCAAGTATTTCGAAGATCAGGGTTTGCGGCCGCTTATTGAGGTGATCAGTTCGCAGGCGATGCCGGGCTATTACATGTCTGACTTTAGCAAGGCGCAACAGGTGCTGGAGACCTTCCCGAGTGTTGGGCTGATTCTCGACCTTTACCATGCCCAGCTTCTGACCGCAGACGCAGCAGATGTTCTGGCCCGGTTTTATGACAGAACCGTCCATGTACAAATTGCCGACTGCCCGGGTCGTCACGAACCGGGAACGGGGAGCATCGACTTTGCTGACTTATTCGCGGCGCTGGAGCAGCGTGGCTACACAGGATGGATCGGGTGTGAATACCATCCTTCCGGTTCTACCGTTGCGAGCCTTGATTGGATTAAGCAGCTAAGTGCTTAG